Below is a genomic region from Camelus dromedarius isolate mCamDro1 chromosome 25, mCamDro1.pat, whole genome shotgun sequence.
AATCCATTTCCATTTGCTCAATAATCTACAGATTTTGGTAAGTGGTGAGGTTGAAAGAAGTAGCAACAACTCAGGGCAACTCAGAGCAATGATACAGTTTCACATTAAACTGTCTCATGAGCTGTGGACATGGGCTAACCCCAATTCCACCggaaatgagtaagtaaatgagACTTTCTAGTCCTACTTGCCAACTGAACGGCTGCATGAAAAATTGAATAATTTTATACTTGGCCCACGCCTCTCTCTCTAGCCTCAGCCTCTGAGCTTAGCACAAGacaacatttttggaaaaaaaaaagacaacatttttggtctttatattatatattgctAGTCGGATTGTGTAACTCTTGGCTCTGCAGAATTTTTTAGGATTACAAAAATCATCATAACCTTCTCATAAAGAAGCCCTGCCAGGCAGATGTTAGGACAATCCAGCAAAGTAGTTAATAAGAGTAAAGTGGACTAGGGAGGTCAAGGGGGAGTTAACCTAGGAAAGTCTTGAATGGAAGATAAATGAAGTTCTGTGGTTAGCTAAGATGGACAGTGATGGCTTCTTCTACCCTAAGATCTATCGCAGACAGATTCAGTAGTTAATGTCACTAACCTAAAGTTTATTTTCCCTTGAAACTGTATGCAGAATGTTTGTGTAAAAGCCACATGGGAATCAtttatttactatgtctatgaTACTGGGAAGCAGCAAAACCATGCAATAATAGAGGCTGTGTTTTAAGTACTGAAAAGTGAGATAAATGAGTGAAAAATCAAGAAGTGGGGGCAGAAGCTAAACATCGCGAAGGCGCTGGTTTAAGAAATACTCATGTCCGTGGGTTGGCTGACAGAGGTTGAATGAGGAGTTCCCTCTTAGAgcactctctccctcccacccacacgttctttctttcctcttccttggtGATCACAGACCGCTGGGTCTCtgaaaattcacattttcacaaGGAGGAAGGCGGAAGTAGCTGGAGCGCCGGAGTCGCCTTGGGGGCAGACCTGCCATCTGCCGGCACAGCTCATCTGGAAGAGAAGCAAAGAGCGCATGAGGGGATGAGAACGCAGGAGGCCGCAAGGGCCCGCACTCCAGGGGGAGAGGAGACAGCAGGGTGTGTGCTGAAAGGGCTGGAGAGAAAGAGATCTGGGTtggaagcccagctctgccccttctaGAATGGAACATAAATGAAGATCTGTGGTTAGCTAAGAGGGACACTGATGGTTTCTCCTGCCCTAAGATCTACTGCAGACAGATTCAGTAGTTAATATTACTAACCTAAAGTTTATTTTCCCTTGAAATTGTGTATAGAATGTTTGTGTAAAAGCCGCAGGGTAATCTACTACGTACTAGAAAGTTTCTCAACTTTTCTGGACCTCACTATCCCTCTCTGTAAAACAAGCACTAAAACGTGCGTCTCAACACTGTGGTCGTCAAAGCGTTAACGTGAAAGAGTGCATTCAGAGTCCCTGGCGCAAGTGGTCAGTAAAGTTTAGAGTCTTTCATGTACCTAGCTCCCAGTTCTTTTAATTGTGGACTTGttaaatagcaattaaaaaaaaaaaaagagagagaggtccAGTCATTCAGTATGTGTTTAAGTGTTTACTATGTGCAAGGGGCTAACTTTAGCAAGTCCCCTGAGATGCTTGAAAGTGCCTGGAGTCCCAAAGACTCATCCTCAATGTCAAGGTGCTTCCCTTGCAGGTGGCTTGCACAAAGCCGGAGGGGGGCAAGCAGCAGGTTTCCTTCTGCAAAGTCAGCTACAGCTCTTACTCAGGCGCTCAGCACGAGGCCGGCTGATGAGTCAGAAGTGGCCGAGTCTGCGGTGTGTTCGCCCACCACAGCCATCGTTCGGGGCTGGCCAGGGCAAGGCGAGAAATAGCTTTTTCTCACCGTGCATGCTCTATAACCACACACTTTGGACCcttgtcattgtttttttttagtgaaatctTTCTGCCTTCTTCTACCTGTGAAATGTCACAGTAAGCCATGTACATGGGTCTTGGGAGGGGCGGACTGTTTATAATGTAGTCAGTGTCTAGGCGTCCAGTCTActttttattggtttgtttgtAAGCCCTATCCAAACGTTGCTGTCTCCAGATTAGtggcttcttttaatttttagagttAAGAATATGGCTGGAAACCAGTAGAGTCTATTCTTCGTAATGGCTGACTTGGCCTTTTCATCTAGAACCTTGGTGAATGAACTTCAGAACGCTCTGAGAGAGGCTGGGGGTTACAAGTCTGGCTGCAAAGAGATCTCGGCATTCTTTTCTCAGGGTTATGTATTTATTAAGCATAATAGTGCTTTCCTTAGATTGTTTATTGGGGGTCACCTGGCGAGCAGGTGCTGATGGAAGTTAGGGAGTAACCTAAATCCCCCCAAAGCCAGACTTTGGGTCTGTGCCCCTAGTTACCTCTCTTGCTACCGACCTCCCCACTGAAAAGCTGGACGGCACCTTACCTTTCATAACTTCGTGTTCTTTGCACACAAGACGGGAGCAGACCTCGTTGTTGATGATGTACATACGCCGTAAACTGTCACAGTCACAACGTCACGGtgcaggaaggagacagaaaaaacagCGAGAGGAAGAAGAAGCCTGGGTTGGCGATGCCTCTTCAACTCCCGTGTTCCCTGCCGTTCCCTATCTGTTCTCCCCGTGTCTGGATTTCCTTACGCGTTTCAGACTTCTTGCCTGCCCACTCTTCTCAGTGACACTGCACACTCTACCCAGAGTCAAACTTAATACTCCTCCCCACCATTTTCCACCTTCACTCTTGGATCTTTTACTCCAGCCTCTTTATATGAGGTGCTAAACTTGATAAACCCAGAGTGTCCCTCATAGCTACGCCTCCTCCAGCCCTCACCTTCACTGGCCTCTAGCATCTAGATTTGTTAGTGAAACtgttcttggggggagggtagagctcagtggtagaacacatgcttagtgtgcacgaggttctgggttcaatccccagtatctccattcgggcaaaataaataaagaaacctaatctCTCCACCCccacaaaagacaaacaaacaaaaactgttcTCTGTGTACCCCAATCAGACTCCAGGTTCTAGCTGGCACCTTCAGGAATAGCTAAGAGGGCTATGCTAAAAATGTCTGGCCCCCCCAAGACGGAAATTCCATGGTGGGTGCCCACTAAGTAGTTACTGGCATGAAAACACTATCACGGGCGATGCTCTGGGTGTTCTGGGACCCTTTACCTCGTGAAGCATAACTGATGGATGCATTGCTTGACCGGCCGATGCACAGAGTAGAGTCTCGTGCAGGCAAATTTCTCATCGCGGCACTCTGAAGAAGCCCAATGTGAAAAGCAGGGAGAAGTGTAACAAACAGGCATGAACGCAGGGTTAAAGGGATGGAGGGGGGGAGATGTGGGAAAACCCAGAAAGTAGTCTCCGCAGAGGGTTAGTGTGAGTGGGGGCACGTGCTTCCTGCTCACCAAAGCGCGGCCATGATAGAAACTGGCCACAGTGAAACTTAGGTACTTCCCTACCTGGAAGCAAAGTACATGAAATAATCTCTGAGGA
It encodes:
- the MFAP5 gene encoding microfibrillar-associated protein 5 isoform X1, yielding MLLLGPKVLLLLAALIIPSDWTPLGVTGQRGDDVTSVTPEAFTEDPNLVNDPATDETVLADIEPSTDDLASPSDKNATTECRDEKFACTRLYSVHRPVKQCIHQLCFTSLRRMYIINNEVCSRLVCKEHEVMKDELCRQMAGLPPRRLRRSSYFRLPPCENVNFQRPSGL
- the MFAP5 gene encoding microfibrillar-associated protein 5 isoform X2 gives rise to the protein MLLLGPKVLLLLAALIIPSDWTPLGVTGQRGDDVTSVTPEAFTEDPNLVNDPATDETASPSDKNATTECRDEKFACTRLYSVHRPVKQCIHQLCFTSLRRMYIINNEVCSRLVCKEHEVMKDELCRQMAGLPPRRLRRSSYFRLPPCENVNFQRPSGL